The nucleotide sequence atgcaccggccccttacgctccctcctgcaggtggtgagcccacaggagggagAATAATTGCAGTCAttagtaatataattatttaaggtTTATTAAATGTAGTTCTGGTATAAAATCCAAAATAATCAAACATTAATACAATACAGAGTCTCAACACTTAAAGTCCTTTCAGTTGTAAAAAACAGCCATAACACTACAGAAATTAGATGTCATCTcattacaattatacaaaaacAGGAAACATGTAGACAACATTGTGGCTCATGAAAAGTGGAGGTGATACTCTACAATGCAGTGACAGGCTGAAGTtggcaaatgtatttttttgcattcaaatgtAGAAAAGTTACATGTACGAAAGGCTTAAATTAAGAGGTCAGTGCTTTATATGGGGCTATTGGGAGACCTACAGTACGTCATTCaatgaaatggaaattaaatcGTTAGATCCATCAATCTCCTTTGAAAACTTAACATGATGACTTTAACAACTGAACAATCCGCAAACTTGTTTGCAAAGCTTTGTTGGAAAAGAACCTAAATGCTCTCCTCCAAACAAGAGTTCCCTTGCACTGGTCAACATGGGCATTGCTTGCCACAGActaattcacgagttcacccttatatctaatctgaaggcgaatagtaggcatattttggcgtgctgtcctgggggaggggtccgggcccggagcatagcccagacccaaataactcccccatccctaatttgggataaatagattagaagtgaggagttggggtggaggagggatggcataaaactgtcgtgggacaagaggtaggaagactggatatatatacacgcttgtgtgctagttaagatgattatgtaaacgagatgcacctgtgccaaattggatgattagcTGATCATGCTCCTCCCAAACTTCcttaataaaaccacattcaggggtggtgttggcacagtggataagacacatgcctttggtgtgagagacccaggtttgaatccactgtgagacaccaatgtgtccctgagcaagacacttaacccctagttgctccagaggcgcgcgacctctgacatatatagcaattgtaaatcactttggatgaaagcgtcagATAAAAGAATAAGTGTGAATGTGAATTCCTCTCACAGACAGACAATCAGTAATGCAACAACATATAAAACCTGCTAAAATTTGTATCATAAAaccataattcaaaatgttaaaatgttcagACATGgataaaacaaaagtattttgcaaaccaaatggcaggtgaaaaacatttaaaatgcaaaaataaaagcattttaaagctCAAATCTGTTCACTTTCTGAGTGAAGCAAATGAGTTCTTCATATTTACAGGcttacaaaagtaaataaaactgCGTAGGTCACACGGTGGGCTCAGGAAGTAGTTCATCAACGATAACAGAACGAGATTACGTGGTTTTCCGGAATCCTTTCAGGATGGGGTATATATTCTCAAATGCTTCGTAGATCTCTCCTCTAACCTTTGCACCTGGAAATAAAGGAACTTTCATTATGCAACTTCAGTGTAGTAATATTATACTAGCATTAGATGGtattatttttaccattttaaatacAACAATAACCTCACCTGTAAGTACAACTTTGCCTGAAACGAATATTAAAAGAACAATTCTGGGTTTGATCATTCTGTAGATTAATCCGGGAAACAACTCCGGTTCATAGCTGGGGAAAAAGCATCAGCAGTATATTAGGGTTGCAAATTTCTCATAGTCAGAATGTTGCTCGCACTTGAATAATAGATCACAGGATTGCAAATACATTAGTATATCAGTAAAATAGACCTTTAAAATCAATATCCAACCTAGGTGGTAAAAACATTAATAGTGTAGATGTACATTTATTCAGAATAAGGAcacacaaaagtattaatttagtttgaaaatgtgatgtattaaaataataataatattaataaataataaaaacaaacctgCTAAACTGCTGGTGTGTAAGCACAAGGCCCTCTAATCGGATGGGAAACTTGACGTCGCAGCTGCCCACCATGTTCTGAATTTTGAAGTCTAAGAATTTAGCAGGAAAACCCAACTTCTGCACCACTCTGGCATATTTTCTGGCTGCCAATCGAGACTGTACCTCACTGCAGAAGTGAGTGCACAAAAGAAAGGCAAACTCACACTGCTGTTTGTTCTACAAGACTGTGTGACAGGAAAAAAATGACAGCAAGGCAGCAGGTGGCTTTTGTACCTTTTCGCTCCCGTACACACCATCTTCCCTGAGCTGAAGATGAGAGCTGTTGTTCTGGGTTCTCGTATTCTCATGATGACAGCAGCAAAACGCTGAAAGGGTTAATTGATGTATATTTGTGTTAAATCAAAATGGatgtttttgccaaaaaaaagacattgctaaaaaaagatttgttcagaaAATATCTACTCGTGGTCTCCTACAACTGTAATCTTTGCAATAGGTAAAAATTAAAAGGTCCCAATTAAAACGAGTCTTACCTTTGGATTATATTCAGCATTTCTGGCTCGAAGTGCTATTGTCTTCAAATCAAGTTTGCACCCCAAGTTTACAGTGGACACAATATTccttaaatacaaatgaaaataactttttttttgcacacaataGACAGATATTGTAGACCATAGAAAAAACATAGGGCACTCATGTGATAATCTCATTtgacttttttccccccatcTTAAAGCCAATTGACAATGTTTTTGACAGGATTGTGTGATGGCGGCAGCTTAAGAACTCACTGTAATTGGGGAAGGATGCCAGAGCTCTCTGAGGCCGGTGTGGAAGGAGTGATGGGAGTCATAGGGGTGAGAGGTGTTGTATGCACTGGCGTGTTGCCTGGCAGTGCCGTTGTGGTGGAGACCTGCGAGTGGTAGAGCTGTGGTGTCTGGCCTGCAGCTCCCATCATCCCACCCTGCTGTTGTGAGGCTGcctgttgttgctgctgccgTCGCTGCTGCTCCTCCAGAAGGGACAAGCTGTTGGTGTTCTGCACTGACTGTGGTGTAAGACCCGTGCCGAACTCCATTATAGGACTGCAAATGGGCAGGACAGGTGTCATGGCTCCCTTTAAATAGATGCAAGGTCAGATAACATTATGTAGTGGTCTCGCCAAGGCCGAAGTattggccgatatttggcatttttcaaatatcgtcatcggccgataagtttttctgcttggccaatATGTTCAAAGCGTTTATTTTGACAGTGATAAGAACGGCAGCGCCTGAGCGCGCACAGTGCTCGCACTTTCACTCTTGTTTGTCATCgccattaacagttctgtctaatatggatagaagtcGGTCTAATAATCagggaattaatgtatacaggaAGTATTaaaacgattgcttttatattaggcctattagtaatagaaaagcaaacattataatactttctcatttgccgtcagcattgagcaaatacacatttatattatttaaacaaatctttgaatgactaataaacatttaatttcacaaactttGCAAGCTTAgttgaatccagctgtgagatcttgtgaagtgtgtatgtaGATCCAGAATGATCGCGTGTTCTCTGCGGGATGGTCAGTCCGCGTGAATTGAACgctttaaactcgtgatttcaaattatgctgtgctttatgcatttacCCACTGtctcatgtcattttcactgtgtgatgTCTGAGTGTTACCCTGGTTTTATTTGAAAAGTATGATTCCTAGGTTACagggtttactttattttgaattatatttgtattaaatatttgtgaaaaatactgtcatctaaatTCTAAGCATGTTTCTTTTGCACATTTAccttttaatccattgtcaaatgatttaaatgttttttaatattaattggcCCCcatgctttccaagatatcggcagtcaaaaaacacatatcagttgACCACTAGTACCGATGAACTGAGGATTATGTAAAAGCTGGAATATACTACATGTCTTCTGCTCAGAATTACAGTGTGGAAGAGGAGATCGGAGTTGGCACTTCTTTTTTTTGGGCTTTAGACTTTGATTTTTTTGAAGTCATAGGATATCAAGCATGTTTGATATTTGGAGCCAATTTTAGAACACACTGATGACATGTTAAATTTGATTTAGTTAATTAagattcatttattataaatgtaacagTTCAATACTATGTTGAACAGACAATGTAATAATGTAGCCTAAGAAAGCTAAATTTTTTCCAAATAATAGTACAGGcatattaacaattttttttcatagtatAATGAGGTGCTTTACACAAAAATCTATAGAGTTCCCTTCGCACATTAATATTTGGGGTTCCGTGGCATCTCATTTTGCAAAAAACCCTGGTTTGGTGTATGATGCCCAGTTTTTCTCTGACAAAGTCAGCAAGTGTATGATTCCTAATGTCTTAAAATCTGTGCAAACTTTAAAAGCAGTGTAAAGTGTTCCAGTGTTTTTATGCTTCTTCAACCCTGCATTACTCACCTGCGGAGATGCCAGCCCTTGAGTGAAAGGAGTGAGGCTGTTGTTCTGCTCCATATTTACAGGTTATGAAGCAAAACAACCAAGTAGTGATTCAGGACTAGCTTAGCCCCAAAAGGCCtgttgtgacacacacacacacacacacaaaacaatcaatgaaacatacattcacacaacagCGTAGCAATATGTCAACTGAGAAATTGCATTGTAGACACAGATCTGTGCATTTCTAAGGGGGAACAAAACTGAATGGTTCGGTTGTAAAATGAAGACTGCGAAAGTAGCAAGGTTCCGTACAGGTGACGTTTTAGCGCCGATTGCAGAATAAATTATTACAGTTcgtacataaactatatatctATGTCATCCTTAAGTTTCTCTCTTTAACCCCCGATCTTAACAGAGACACGTCCTCTGTTTGTTTCAGTAAGATTTGAGTAACGTTAAGTTTGCTCGTTGCGCCCACCGCGCTTGAAAATGAACGGTGGGGAAGAAATACATCAAAACTTCAGTTTGAGAGGGAAGACAACTAGAGCAGCgaaaatatacatttctattcCACTCATGTTTCCCACAGTACTACAgccttttttaaatgaatattatattaatcacaaattgttaaatatatcaccttttgttaaataaatgctttgaaatgggGATGTTAAAGCATCGATTGTTAAAGCACCTGAGACAGGCAGCAGAGATATTACTTTATGAAGTTTTCACATTGGTtaacctttatttattattattaatcagtgCAAAATGATTTGCCCCTTCGTCTTCTGCGTCTTCAGAAAGATATGGAAATGATGTTCACTAACCTTTCACATGATTCATGCTTAACTCACATGTCATAATTAATATCAcgacaaaatcatgtttttaactCGCATGCGCCCTTTATtaaagcagcattttttttatttttattttttgcagttaaaataaataaaaagttcacttttgatcagttgcaTGTCAATTTTCGCCGATAAAATCCAGTTATGAGCGCTGTACGGAACACCATTACAAGCCTGTAAGGAACACCGTTATCTTCCGTACACTGGCAGGCGGAGGTGGTACTTTTCCgcagttttctcaaaaactattgGTCCTAAAGACATCAATCAAAGTGTAGACTGTATAATAAGTATTCCCCCGGAAAAtgagcacacaaacatgcatgtttGTCTTTCAACAACGGAGGAGTGCTCGCTGGCGTGCGGTGAAAAGTGGACGGAACATGGTTAGTCTACGTTACAGAACATATAAAACGTGTCACACCAAGAGTAGGGTAGAGGGGTGTGCTGATGTTATTTGCAGTGTGGCTCTGCGGAAACTCAAATCAATGTAATATCGCATCACAAACGCGGCTTAACAGAACATAACTGACACTCAACAGAGTTCATGCTACATTCACAACAGCGCTCTCTACCGAAAGGGTATAATGAACAGACGTCCAAACAAACCGTTAATTTGCAGGATGCCAGGATCCCTCAGACTGGCAATGGGTTCGCGCAGAAAAGCTCCAGCAGCGCGCAAAACACAAGATTGTACAACAACTTCCGCCGACTTTAATAATGCGCTTCCGGTGCATAGTGGGTTTTACGttcatgaaaattaatttaaacagcaaaaataaataaataaataaaatataaacttaagTGGAAATTATGCAACAACAAAATCCTCACTGTTCTTACTACCTGCATTCCCTTTTCTTTATATTAATCCCAAGACTATGTTTGTTAATGTAAGCAGATTTTAGTTAAGAGTTATATTGGAagtattgaaatgtatttattaaatgtgtCATACATAGTAAGTAAATTTCTATATCATGGTAACTTTCTAAACAACAACAATGCATATATAATTGCACAGTCATATCGTGTAGCTCACAAAGTAATGGAGAAAAGTCCTCACAGTTTGCTTGTTTGAGATGGACCAGTAGCATTTCCACAGGAACTGGGTTTTACATTTGAACCCAATGAAAACATGCTCTCTGATTATTCAGCTATTGCTTACTTGGTATTCACACACAACTGTTTCCACCATTATTTAAATCCATAGGAAGAATATATACTTGCTTAttgattttaattacattttcttgtgtttttataAATTCCAAAAGGAAAAGGCATGATATGATAGGCAAGAGATTCATATAATGTGAAAACTTTCTCGATGAGTGAATCATATGTGGGGCAAACCTGTTTTTTAAGTCAGATGACTACGTTGTAGttgtgtaaataattttttaattttaatttaattttgagcaAAGTATggctttatataataaaattaaactgtGACATTTAGCACACAATcaacattgttttaattttctgattATGAATAAACATTGCACATCcattgtatataatttattatatgttGGATTTATAACAGCTTGGATGATTTTATAGTAGGCCTAGTTGAGTAATGTATTACACATATATTGCAGCTTAACTTTGTTTACTTTCTCATAGGTCTTATAGCTCTTGATCTAACTGGTAACATAATGGTAGGTTAggctaaaaatgtttaaaatttccATTGTTGTTCTATCTGAAGTCATCTTAATTTCTACATTAATATTGAACACATGTGTACTAATGTTTTTTAACGACAAAGAAATCATAGCCTTCTTTGctattacaaaaattatataaatttttatgacAAGTTACAACCATGTTCTCTGTATTTTCAGGTGGGTGCcgcagcaggtttttttttttttttttttttttacatattatctGAGCTTGTTCTTTTACTAAGGCattgtttctttgtaaatattacaTTGATTGTACAATTGAATATGCAGTATAGGTCATTTGGAGACTTTACACTTGGagaatataactatatatatttcttctgtCCACAGCTACAGGAGATGGACACAAAATCACGCTACTGCCCAAGCTTTCATGTTGTGTAGCTGATGAGATATGTATCTCTGTTTCGGTATAAATTAAAATTTCACcttatttaattcaatgttaattCATAGGGCTATGTCCCAGACTCCCAGTGTATCAAAATGTGAAGGTTTAATTTGCATTAGtcaaaaaagtttgcacacagtAGTACATTTCATGCTAATACTGTGATGTTACGGCCAAAGttatgtgtctttgtgtgtatCTCTTTCATTGatccggtgtcctgacattttatcctaccctgtcagattttcctacgcgggtttactgcgcacgcgcacatcaatatcgcgtcctttgtctcatgctaaacaacgatatttaatgtatctgcattactgtaagggtaggtttagggctggggtagttatagacgttaataaaaacgcaatctaattggtagaaaataatatttattgttggtttcctgtaactgtatcccttttagctacaaccgcgaatataacacataattactgtatttgcagtactgtaagggtatgattagggttgtggtaggtgtagacgttaataaaccataactttacagtagaattttcgttgtggaattgtactacccactgttttggtgggaggtaggaaaatatgacagcgtaggacaaatcgacagaacaccggtacTCTCTTTCTTAATATAGGCTCCGCCCCTGCAGCCGGTTTAGTATCTAGACTGCTCTAACATCAGAGTGAAGAGAGAAGAATGTGGAACTTGATGAATACGTTTGTTTTCCGCATCATTGTGATCACTGTTTTAGCACTGTGAAGAGCTTGACGTACACTGGGAGAGAAGGGTTTGACAGGACTGACGAGGAGTCCTGTGTGCGTCATGATGTTTCCGCCAGCCGCTGCTCAGCTGTGTTTGAATGTTGTTTGGTTCTATGTTGCGTTGGTCTATGTCTGTCAATATCTGTGCTTGATCAGTTGCCTGCTGATACGTGAGTTTTGATCCAATAATAAACTATTTCAAATTGCTATCTTGACATCGCGTGTCTTTATGTTGCTTACCCCTTATAACGAGCACTTTAATAACGGGGTTCGTAACAGTGAGGATCTGGGTATCCTGAAGGTTGTGTTTCTCGGATGACAGAGGTGGGGTGTAAAGTGAAGGCGCCAGCGGTAAATAAAAATCTTATCAAACCATTAGAAAAATGTTTGTGCTATAGTTAATTAGATCTGGCCCGTATTTCTCTCATCTCTTGTCTGCTATCAAGGGCTCATATCCCAGTGAAGCCTGTCACGCTGAACAGGTGGTGATAAATGCTTTGAAATTTGGTTTATTTCTTTGAATATGAAGGTAAACACCTTTTATATGGTCCACTGTATTTTCTGACCTCGATATGATGAATATTGATTAAATGCAGTTTGAACCTACACATTTGTAAGGGTTCTTTATCGTTTCTCttgataaaattaatttttttgcatctttGTTGCAGCTAATCCAAGTTTCTGGTCTTCTCACAGCGGATACTATAAAAGCGGACTATATGCAAACACCTTCTGAATATACATAAAGCTAGTCATTAACCAACATAAATAtcgtatttttatttaaataacgtATAGTTTCTCCTCATTAGGACTGGTTGGTCATAAAACGACattgcattttaacattttgtttttaatttctgtttatgaaaaaaaaaacgttgttcATTATTcttaataatcaataaaaatctGTCTGGTGGTTCACAGTCTTTTTTACACGTATCGATCACAGGCTCACTCGCGTTAGTTAATGCCACGTATCACAAATGACGTCATATGTTACCCCACTTGATAGGGGGCAGGATTGCGCCAGTCAAGTCACTATGAGCTCATCGTAAATGTTTAATAAAGCGAGGTGGGTGTTGTAGTTCTTCATACAGACGTTTTCCATTCGCGCAAGCCAAATGATCTCTGATTTGAACTACAACTTCCGCATAGGTCATGATGACGACATTGCCTACGCAATCTGTTTAAGGAGTACCAATTTCCTGGTTGAAGAGTCAGCCATTTTGGGTTTTAACCGACTAGCCTTTGCGGTAGTAGCTAGCCAGCTAGTTACTTTTTAATAGGAAGAAGAGGGTTTGTTTCTAGTTTACCTTCACGCCGCGGAGTTGCTTTTTTAGAAGACAACCGGTTTTCACAGTGTCCAGTCCACGATGAATCCCGAATAGTAAGTGGTTGAGTTATACACTCCTTGTTTGTCTTTATTGAGCTCAAAATGTACCTGTAGCTAACGTTACTTTTGACAGGCAGCAGCTGCAGCAATTATGACTAGATGTTTAATCCTACCAGCAACTAACATCACTGTATTTTATCTATTTCACTTCGTCATAGCCGGGAAGCACCTTGCTTTTCAAAACCGGCATTTTTTAACACCTAGCTTTCTCTACAGAagtgtttttatgattattagtCATTAAACGGCTGTTGTTGAAGCTCAGCCGGCTTAAATATCCATCCTCGACGCGTTAaatttatgagtgagtcattagTTAGTCATATCACACCGTTAACACTTCGTATTTTGTCAAGCCATTAAAAAGCATGCTGTCTGTCAGGCTTCATCGGAAACTATTATGAAAGCTAGTTGTTGCAAGCTAACGTCTTCAGATCCGTTTTCACTTACTTTTAAAACGACTCGACCTGTTGGTGAAATGGATAAATAGCTGGTTAAGGATCGTTGACATGTTTGGTAACCTGTCGTTGACCCCTTAATTTAGTCAGAAACAGGGTTGCGGTTTAAGTAGCTGGATAAAAGGGATGGTGGGCTAATAAGTTACTAATGTGTAACGTTAAATCATCGTTTGCCAAGATTACATGCATAATAGCCACATTTCCAGACAACACCAGTCTGATTGGTGCtgtctttgtttctttatcagtattaatttacataatctcaaaaGGTATTTGCTGCCATGATTCCCGTGTTCATTGGCACTGAATTGTGAGGTTTCTATACACTCCAGTCTAAATGTCTGAATGTGCAGATGTCAAATATGTCTCAAGAACCTGAAGTGCCCATCCCTTCCTCTATTGTGTGCTAGTCATGTGTAGGTCACATGCCAAATGCAAGCTACACACTTTATTACAACTATCACCAGTCTGAGTGTTGAGCAGCTCTGTTACTTTATGTGCTTAGTATCAGccgtttcttattttttttttacatggtcaGAAAGGGTGAATAAGAGGTTTTCATAGTTAGGTGCTTTTATAATGATAGTTTTTCAGTGGTTACCACTCATTAGTAGTTtctctttcagttcagttttatcAAAGATTCAATACTAAAGTGCATAGAGACCTTGTGGCTTCCTGAAATAACATGAATAGTGATAAAAGAAACTAGCAAGCCAGAATTCACGTGgattgtctctcttttttttttttttttacatccatgTAGGATTTAATGCAGAATTTCAGATCTGCATgtttaaacaataatttttttaagaccATACTTAGCTGAAGGCACTTATACTACACCTACTTATTCTATTTATTCTATTCACATACAGTTTTTGCTTTTAGTGGTTCCCTACACAGGAGCATTTGTTGCAGTCAACCTAACAAGGAGAGCATGACTTGAATTCAGTGCAGTGGGCAGGATTGAGGGGAAAACAGACTGTTCTGCTGAGTCGATGAGCTGGTCTTGACCAGGCTGATCCACTGATTTCCTTCCTATGGTCTTTTCTTACCAGGGCATATTGAATAAGGCCTGAGGATTTAGCACAACAGGCAAAATTCCCTCTCTGTGGAATGCTTGATCAGCTTACTCAAGTTTCCCGACCTCAGAGGTCCTCAAGCACATTGTTtctgtaaaacaaacattttattttttgcatgcaaaAGTGGAGCAGTGACTGATTTATCCCATGTTTAAATGAGTTACAGTGCTGAAATGCAACGGTCTGGCCTATTTCACATGTTTCAGGAGGATTTTAATGACCTCCTTTCTAATGTAGCCTGTATACGTCTAGTATACAAGTAATACGTATTATACAGTAAACAAAAGCAAGAGTTGGGTTTAGGGGCAGGCAGGTTCAGGTGTTTTGAGATTTAGGGTAGATGATGGGTACACtcattcaaattatatattttttaaagaaattagtagttttattcagcaaggattgcattaaattgatcaaaaggtaCAGTAAATACTTGTACATTGTTgcaaaaaaattgttcttatgaACTTCCCATTCAtgaaataatcctgaaaaatctTGGTTTCTACGAAAATATTAAGCCATGcgactgtttttaatttaattgaaccGATACTGATCAGCTAAAATATTGCTTGATCGGTGACGATCCTGAAGTTCGCCTCAGGACATCCCTTACaacaaagttattttaaattgtaatattttcacattactattttactgtatttttgatcaaataaatggagccttggtgagcataaaagacttctgtCATATACATTAGAAAGTCTTGACAGTCACTAATGTTTGTGCGGTTGTGTCTATTTCACAGAACTGTGGCTGCCAAAAATAGGGGGACAAATATTGACTGTCTAATGTTTTGTTACTTTTTCTCTTCATACAGTGACTATTTATTCAAGCTGCTCTTGATTGGTGACTCTGGTGTTGGAAAGTCTTGCCTTCTTCTCCGATTTGCAGTAAGTAGGCTATATGGTTTCCTGTATTTGCCCTCATGAAGGTATTGCCGTAATTTATGCTTGCATCTATGTATTAGTATTTAAATGTCAAAGGTTGCAGAGGTTAAATAATCAGCTGTCTGAAAAAGTGACGCATAggcaagtatggtgtcccatactctgaatttgtgctctgcatttaacccatccaaatgaACACAGAATGAACACATTCTGAACTGTGGACAGCCATTTTTGTTGCGGCATCCGTGGAGCAGTTGAAGGTTTGGTGCTGTGCTCAAGGGTCTCCCCTCAGTCTTGGTATCAAGGATGGAAGA is from Carassius auratus strain Wakin chromosome 13, ASM336829v1, whole genome shotgun sequence and encodes:
- the LOC113112721 gene encoding TATA-box-binding protein-like; amino-acid sequence: MEQNNSLTPFTQGLASPQGAMTPVLPICSPIMEFGTGLTPQSVQNTNSLSLLEEQQRRQQQQQAASQQQGGMMGAAGQTPQLYHSQVSTTTALPGNTPVHTTPLTPMTPITPSTPASESSGILPQLQNIVSTVNLGCKLDLKTIALRARNAEYNPKRFAAVIMRIREPRTTALIFSSGKMVCTGAKSEVQSRLAARKYARVVQKLGFPAKFLDFKIQNMVGSCDVKFPIRLEGLVLTHQQFSSYEPELFPGLIYRMIKPRIVLLIFVSGKVVLTGEVIVVFKMVKIIPSNASIILLH